The Flammeovirga agarivorans genomic sequence GCTGCCATGCGGAACGGTTTAACGGTGAATGCAGCCATGCGGAAATCAACCGTCTGATGGCGATTTTGCAAAAACAGGGCTGCCGCGGCGTGGTCGGGATCGGCGGTGGTAAAACCCTCGATACCGCGAAGGCGATCGGTTACTACCAGAAGCTGCCGGTGGTGGTGATCCCGACCATCGCCTCGACCGATGCGCCGACCA encodes the following:
- a CDS encoding iron-containing alcohol dehydrogenase, which codes for MLKVIQSPAKYLQGPDAAVLFGQYAKNLAESFFVIADDFVMKLAGEKVVNGLQSHDIRCHAERFNGECSHAEINRLMAILQKQGCRGVVGIGGGKTLDTAKAIGYYQKLPVVVIPTIASTDAPT